A stretch of [Clostridium] innocuum DNA encodes these proteins:
- the yunB gene encoding sporulation protein YunB encodes MRKVKSRKYKKQKLILLLVAIVLGFGCVVRSFNTYMEPQLQAIAKQHTGFAINNIVKEVLADIEYDTDALFKINRTKNGDITSIEYDSYKLNQLLYSALNTIDKSLLAAQDGKKDPTTKDVFYEDGVLYEVPAGYLSHIFFLYDKGPKIRVRMRMLNDVTGEIKTESKPYGINNTMIKISLVVKVNAQVITFLSTSELETKTEIPLVVQIVNGQVPDFTPYSSSSGK; translated from the coding sequence ATGAGAAAAGTCAAAAGCAGGAAATATAAAAAGCAGAAGCTGATTCTTCTGCTGGTCGCGATCGTTCTTGGATTTGGATGTGTTGTCCGTTCATTTAATACGTATATGGAGCCGCAGCTTCAGGCGATTGCCAAGCAGCATACAGGGTTTGCAATCAATAATATTGTGAAAGAAGTGCTGGCGGATATTGAATATGATACCGATGCACTGTTTAAAATAAATCGCACAAAGAACGGGGATATAACCAGTATTGAATATGATTCGTATAAATTAAATCAGCTGTTGTATTCGGCATTGAATACGATTGATAAATCACTGCTGGCTGCACAGGATGGTAAAAAGGATCCTACGACGAAGGATGTCTTCTATGAGGATGGAGTTTTGTATGAAGTACCGGCAGGTTATCTGAGTCATATTTTCTTTTTATATGATAAGGGGCCGAAAATCAGAGTGCGTATGCGGATGCTGAATGATGTTACAGGAGAGATAAAAACGGAATCAAAGCCATATGGAATCAACAACACCATGATTAAAATATCACTTGTTGTTAAGGTGAATGCGCAGGTTATAACTTTTTTGAGTACGTCAGAGCTGGAGACGAAAACGGAGATACCGTTGGTTGTACAGATTGTGAATGGACAGGTGCCTGATTTTACTCCATATAGTAGTTCTTCTGGAAAGTGA
- a CDS encoding ribonucleoside triphosphate reductase: MYQVIKRDGKISEFDIAKISNAIQKAFDAVERQYHPSIIDMLALRVTSDFEPKIRHDRIQVEDIQDSVESILIQSGYGDVAKCYILYRKQREKIRNMKSTILDYKELVDSYVKATDWRVKENSTVTYSVGGLILNNSGAITANYWLSEIYDEEIGNAHKSGDMHIHDLSMLTGYCAGWSLKQLIQEGLGGVGGKITSKPASHLATLCNQMVNFLGIMQNEWAGAQAFSSFDTYLAPFVKADNLNYDQVKKCVESFIYGVNTPSRWGTQAPFSNITLDWTVPADLAELNCIIGGKEVDFKYKDCKKEMDMVNKAFIEIMIEGDANGRGFQYPIPTYSITRDFDWSETENNKLLFEMTAKYGTPYFSNYVNSDMEPSDVRSMCCRLRLDLRELRKKSGGYFGSGESTGSVGVVTINMPRIAYLSTDKEDFYKRLDHLMDIAARSLKVKRTVISKLLEEGLYPYTKRYLGTFANHFSTLGLIGMNEVALNAKWLGMDLTQKEAQKFTKEVLNHMRERLVIYQEEYGDLYNLEATPAESTTYRLAKHDKERYPDIITATEEGNTPYYTNSSHLPVGYTEDIFEALDVQDELQTLYTSGTVFHAFLGEKLPDWKAAAALVRKIAENYRLPYYTLSPTYSICRNHGYINGEHYTCPQCGGATEVWSRITGYYRPVQNWNEGKSQEFKERKVYDIGHSVLKGKDALPHVEKEADTVKAVNEEGVFLFTTKTCPNCKIADTWLKSAGISYEKVDAEEQAELTKKFSIMQAPTLVVCRDGSCETYSNASNIRKYIDMMQKA, encoded by the coding sequence ATGTATCAGGTTATTAAAAGAGATGGAAAGATTTCAGAGTTTGACATTGCCAAGATCAGCAATGCCATTCAAAAGGCATTTGATGCGGTGGAACGCCAGTATCATCCAAGCATTATCGATATGCTCGCTTTGCGTGTCACATCCGATTTTGAGCCAAAAATCAGACATGACCGCATTCAGGTGGAGGATATTCAGGACAGCGTGGAGTCCATCCTGATTCAATCCGGTTACGGTGATGTAGCAAAATGCTATATCCTCTATCGAAAGCAGCGGGAAAAAATCCGGAATATGAAATCCACAATTCTGGATTACAAGGAGCTTGTCGACAGCTATGTGAAAGCCACCGACTGGCGCGTAAAAGAAAATTCAACGGTCACCTATTCCGTAGGCGGACTGATTTTGAATAACTCCGGAGCAATCACTGCCAATTACTGGCTGAGTGAAATCTATGATGAGGAAATCGGAAATGCTCATAAGTCCGGTGATATGCATATTCATGATTTGAGCATGCTGACAGGTTATTGTGCCGGCTGGAGTCTGAAGCAGCTGATTCAGGAAGGCCTGGGCGGTGTCGGAGGAAAAATCACCTCCAAACCGGCAAGTCATCTTGCGACACTCTGCAATCAGATGGTAAACTTTCTCGGCATTATGCAGAATGAGTGGGCCGGTGCACAGGCCTTCTCTTCCTTCGATACGTATCTGGCACCTTTTGTAAAAGCGGATAATCTGAACTATGATCAGGTTAAAAAATGTGTGGAGTCCTTCATATATGGTGTCAATACACCAAGTCGCTGGGGTACACAGGCTCCCTTCTCCAATATCACCTTGGATTGGACGGTTCCTGCCGATCTTGCGGAGCTGAATTGCATAATTGGAGGCAAGGAAGTAGATTTTAAATATAAGGATTGTAAAAAGGAAATGGATATGGTGAACAAGGCATTTATTGAAATCATGATTGAGGGAGATGCCAATGGACGTGGTTTCCAGTATCCGATTCCCACCTATTCCATTACCCGTGACTTTGACTGGTCGGAAACAGAAAACAACAAGCTGCTGTTTGAAATGACCGCAAAGTATGGGACACCTTATTTCTCAAACTATGTAAATTCTGATATGGAGCCAAGCGATGTACGAAGCATGTGCTGCCGTCTTCGTCTGGATCTTCGAGAACTGCGTAAAAAAAGCGGTGGATACTTTGGAAGCGGCGAAAGCACCGGCTCTGTTGGTGTAGTCACGATCAACATGCCGCGAATTGCTTACCTTTCAACAGATAAAGAGGATTTCTATAAGCGACTCGATCATCTAATGGATATTGCTGCACGCTCCTTAAAGGTAAAGCGCACGGTCATTTCCAAGCTGCTAGAGGAAGGCTTATATCCATATACCAAACGGTATCTTGGAACCTTTGCGAACCACTTCTCCACATTGGGGCTGATCGGTATGAATGAAGTCGCGTTAAATGCCAAATGGCTTGGCATGGATCTGACACAAAAGGAAGCTCAGAAATTCACAAAAGAGGTTCTGAATCATATGCGTGAGCGTCTGGTAATTTATCAGGAGGAATATGGGGATCTGTATAATCTGGAGGCTACGCCTGCGGAATCAACAACATATCGTCTGGCAAAGCATGACAAGGAACGCTATCCGGATATCATCACTGCTACAGAAGAAGGAAATACACCATATTATACGAACAGCTCTCACTTACCTGTTGGCTATACAGAGGATATTTTTGAGGCACTGGATGTACAGGATGAGCTACAGACCTTGTATACTTCCGGAACTGTGTTCCATGCGTTCTTGGGAGAAAAGCTTCCGGATTGGAAAGCAGCAGCAGCGCTGGTAAGAAAAATTGCCGAGAACTACCGCCTGCCTTATTACACCCTTTCTCCCACCTATTCCATCTGTCGAAATCACGGATATATTAACGGGGAGCATTATACATGTCCGCAATGTGGTGGTGCTACTGAGGTATGGAGCCGAATTACGGGATACTATCGACCTGTACAGAATTGGAATGAAGGAAAGAGTCAGGAATTCAAAGAACGTAAGGTTTATGATATCGGACATTCTGTGTTAAAAGGAAAGGATGCCCTTCCACATGTTGAGAAGGAAGCTGATACCGTCAAGGCTGTAAATGAAGAAGGTGTTTTTCTGTTCACAACGAAGACCTGCCCAAATTGTAAAATAGCTGACACCTGGCTGAAAAGCGCTGGAATATCCTATGAAAAAGTGGATGCCGAGGAACAGGCTGAATTAACAAAAAAATTCTCAATTATGCAGGCACCAACGCTGGTCGTATGCAGAGATGGAAGCTGTGAAACATACAGTAATGCATCCAACATTCGTAAGTACATTGATATGATGCAGAAAGCATAA
- a CDS encoding anaerobic ribonucleoside-triphosphate reductase activating protein: protein MDNSNYLYLNTSILYRCGQKYYDKKLSGHDINAAQILFLILIYEQEGLNMQQLAQKGCFDKGTITKSISRLEELGYVTTQSSPQDKRIRLLYTTDKTKDIIRDIYMIRQQWWELLSKDIGAQELQQFEATLSRLSENARRYEQQEEAGIKLFGIQKLTLLDYPQKMASTIFTGGCNFRCPFCQNSDLVFLPENMPELQEEDVLSFLEKRKGILDGVCISGGEPLLNPELAGFLKKIKDMGYAVKLDTNGSSPDQLKYLVEEGLVNYVAMDIKNAPQKYSETAGIRNLDLSGIQESITYLKEGHVAYEFRTTIVKELHTAQDIQDMADWLQGAAAWYLQNFEDSDRVIQKGLHAWDEETLQQFQKLAKAKVPNTELRGI from the coding sequence ATGGATAATAGCAACTATTTGTATTTAAACACCTCGATTCTGTACCGCTGCGGTCAGAAATATTATGATAAGAAATTGAGCGGACACGATATCAATGCAGCACAGATTCTCTTTCTGATTCTTATTTATGAGCAGGAGGGGCTGAACATGCAGCAGCTTGCGCAAAAGGGCTGTTTTGATAAAGGGACCATCACGAAAAGCATTTCCCGTCTGGAGGAGCTTGGTTATGTGACTACACAGAGCAGTCCCCAGGATAAACGTATCCGATTGCTATATACGACTGATAAAACAAAGGACATCATCCGTGATATCTATATGATTCGTCAGCAGTGGTGGGAGCTTTTATCCAAGGATATCGGTGCACAGGAGCTGCAGCAGTTTGAAGCAACGCTCAGCCGTCTGAGTGAAAACGCACGCAGATACGAGCAGCAGGAAGAAGCAGGCATCAAGCTGTTCGGTATTCAAAAGCTGACTCTGCTGGATTACCCGCAGAAAATGGCGAGCACGATTTTCACAGGCGGCTGCAATTTCCGATGCCCCTTCTGCCAGAACAGTGACCTTGTCTTTCTGCCGGAAAACATGCCGGAGCTGCAGGAAGAGGATGTGCTTAGCTTTCTGGAAAAGCGAAAAGGAATTTTGGATGGTGTCTGCATCAGCGGCGGGGAGCCTCTGCTAAATCCGGAGCTGGCAGGATTTCTGAAAAAAATCAAGGACATGGGCTATGCAGTCAAGCTGGATACAAACGGCAGCAGTCCGGATCAGCTGAAGTACCTTGTTGAAGAGGGACTTGTTAATTATGTGGCAATGGATATCAAAAATGCTCCGCAAAAATACAGTGAAACTGCCGGCATCCGCAATCTTGATCTCAGCGGCATACAGGAGAGCATCACCTATCTGAAGGAAGGACATGTTGCTTATGAGTTTCGTACAACCATTGTAAAGGAGCTTCATACAGCTCAGGATATTCAGGATATGGCTGACTGGCTCCAAGGTGCAGCCGCCTGGTATCTGCAAAATTTTGAAGACAGCGACCGTGTTATTCAGAAGGGATTGCATGCGTGGGATGAAGAAACCCTGCAGCAGTTTCAGAAATTGGCGAAAGCGAAGGTTCCAAATACAGAGCTTCGTGGTATATAG
- a CDS encoding DUF2974 domain-containing protein yields MSNLFDYLTWRNDLTFSKVPCCAVDTLICSCLSYLRLQPVFDKQDMLYVKRASEIIRAINPEEIHFRVKEDLQLLHKMAEGNRYGNVILCGYVDHLDPSMEKQFSALTCLLEDDVMLITYRGTDNTLVGWKEDFNMTFLDTIPSQKEAVQYWEAMAIAYPDRRIILCGHSKGGNLAVYAAAFCSFAIQNRIQRVYNHDGPGFAAETLQAAGYRSIAQRIETFVPQSSVVGMLMEHEEHYTVISSTQISLWQHDPYSWEVLGPDFVRMDALDRQSIVLDSTIKHWISELDRSQREAFTDAVFQILSNTNAASFKEMNENRMHSTALILKALNRTDKQTKKMLSDIILKLLSSAKSAIETNLENGKPTD; encoded by the coding sequence ATGAGCAATCTGTTTGATTATCTTACATGGAGAAATGATTTAACGTTTTCAAAAGTTCCCTGCTGTGCAGTGGATACCCTCATATGCAGCTGTCTATCCTATCTGCGACTGCAGCCGGTGTTTGACAAACAGGACATGCTCTATGTCAAGCGTGCTTCTGAAATTATAAGGGCGATAAATCCGGAGGAAATTCACTTCCGCGTAAAGGAAGACCTGCAGCTGCTGCATAAAATGGCAGAAGGCAATCGATATGGGAATGTAATACTATGTGGATATGTCGACCATCTGGATCCCTCTATGGAAAAACAGTTTTCTGCCCTCACCTGTCTGTTGGAAGATGATGTCATGCTGATAACCTATCGCGGAACAGATAATACACTTGTTGGATGGAAAGAGGATTTCAATATGACCTTTCTGGACACCATTCCCTCCCAAAAGGAAGCGGTACAGTATTGGGAGGCGATGGCAATTGCATATCCCGACCGGCGTATAATCCTATGCGGGCATTCCAAGGGTGGAAACCTTGCGGTCTATGCAGCTGCATTTTGTTCTTTCGCTATACAGAATCGGATACAGCGGGTATACAATCACGACGGCCCGGGTTTTGCCGCAGAAACGCTGCAAGCAGCAGGCTATCGCTCTATTGCACAGCGTATAGAAACCTTTGTTCCACAATCCAGCGTTGTCGGTATGCTGATGGAGCATGAGGAGCATTATACTGTGATTTCCAGTACACAGATTTCCCTATGGCAGCATGACCCCTATTCCTGGGAGGTGCTTGGTCCTGATTTCGTACGAATGGATGCGTTAGATCGCCAGAGCATCGTTCTGGACAGCACCATCAAGCACTGGATCAGTGAGCTGGACCGCTCCCAGAGAGAAGCCTTCACGGATGCTGTGTTTCAGATACTCAGCAACACCAATGCCGCCTCCTTTAAGGAAATGAATGAAAACCGGATGCATAGCACTGCTCTGATTTTGAAAGCATTAAACCGCACGGACAAGCAGACTAAAAAGATGCTTTCCGATATCATCCTGAAGCTGTTGTCCAGTGCGAAAAGTGCCATCGAGACAAATCTTGAAAACGGAAAGCCTACAGACTGA
- a CDS encoding alanine--glyoxylate aminotransferase family protein: MKLFTVGPVEMYPETLQVSGTQLPYFRNDEFSSIMKENEQQLLTLCGCRKGRALFLCGSGSAAMEAVVACSFRRQDKVLILRGGSFGERFVQLCRIYGIPYDELCLQELEALRKEHLDAFFQNEYCALLVNLHETSTGQLYDIQLLSAFTKAKNMYLIVDAISSFMADPLDMDQMGIDVLILSSQKALALSCGLSMVVLQESFYRDMVEPKDDICLYLSLKEHARNMERGQTPNTPAVGILMELHERLQHLQGDGFVLEQQRIATRAAYFRSRVQKLGIQLPHFPLSNALTPLLFDGDAQKVYQFLKKNYAITLTPSGGAMRERMLRVGHLGNLKLCDYDALCDGLREYGK, translated from the coding sequence ATGAAATTGTTCACAGTGGGACCTGTTGAGATGTATCCTGAAACATTACAGGTCAGCGGTACACAGCTGCCATACTTTCGCAATGATGAATTCTCATCCATCATGAAGGAAAACGAACAGCAGCTGCTGACCTTATGCGGCTGTCGTAAAGGAAGAGCATTGTTTCTGTGCGGCAGCGGAAGTGCAGCAATGGAGGCGGTTGTTGCCTGCAGCTTTCGCAGACAGGACAAGGTACTGATACTTCGCGGAGGGAGCTTTGGCGAGCGCTTTGTGCAGCTGTGCAGAATTTACGGGATACCCTATGATGAGCTGTGTCTGCAGGAGCTGGAGGCATTGCGAAAGGAACACCTGGACGCTTTTTTTCAAAATGAATATTGTGCCCTGCTTGTCAATCTGCATGAAACAAGCACCGGACAGCTTTATGATATTCAGCTGCTTTCTGCATTTACGAAAGCAAAGAATATGTATCTGATTGTGGATGCCATCAGCAGCTTTATGGCTGATCCACTGGATATGGACCAAATGGGAATCGATGTCCTGATTCTTTCCTCTCAGAAAGCACTGGCATTGTCCTGTGGATTGTCCATGGTGGTTTTGCAGGAATCCTTCTATCGCGATATGGTCGAGCCCAAAGATGATATCTGCCTGTATTTGAGCTTAAAGGAGCATGCACGCAATATGGAGAGGGGACAGACTCCCAACACACCGGCAGTGGGTATCCTTATGGAGCTTCATGAGCGATTGCAGCACTTACAGGGGGATGGCTTTGTCCTTGAACAGCAGCGGATCGCAACGCGTGCTGCCTACTTTCGAAGCAGAGTTCAAAAGCTGGGAATACAGCTTCCACACTTTCCTCTCAGCAACGCCCTGACTCCACTGCTGTTTGACGGTGATGCGCAGAAGGTTTATCAGTTTCTGAAAAAGAACTATGCCATCACACTGACCCCGAGCGGAGGAGCAATGAGGGAGCGTATGCTGCGTGTGGGGCATCTGGGAAATCTGAAGCTGTGTGATTATGATGCCCTGTGCGACGGGCTGAGGGAGTATGGAAAATGA
- a CDS encoding phosphocholine cytidylyltransferase family protein produces MKAILMAAGMGTRIATKTNEPKCLLDIGNGPLIRHTVELLLNNHMEVCICLGFKGYLIREALRDYPITFYENPFYRVTNSIASLWFSREQLDEAQDLLLANADVFWQQDILDLLLADQRGIVLLADSSRRLSGDYFFHCENGILTDYGKDMPEAERTSEYVGIARIQKQEIACFRKQLELLVQEGDYQLWWENTLYSMIPQKQIPVQDIAGHYWSEIDVLQDYENILDYVHRHPQCL; encoded by the coding sequence ATGAAAGCAATTCTAATGGCAGCCGGTATGGGTACCCGCATCGCCACGAAAACAAATGAACCGAAGTGTTTGCTGGATATCGGCAACGGGCCTCTGATTCGTCATACGGTCGAGCTGCTGCTGAACAATCATATGGAGGTATGCATCTGTCTGGGCTTTAAAGGATATCTGATCAGGGAAGCACTCCGTGATTATCCAATCACGTTTTATGAAAATCCGTTTTATAGGGTTACCAACAGCATCGCATCCCTCTGGTTTTCCAGAGAACAGCTGGATGAAGCACAGGATCTTCTGCTTGCGAATGCGGATGTTTTCTGGCAGCAGGATATTCTTGACCTTCTGCTTGCGGATCAGCGTGGAATCGTTTTACTGGCAGACAGCTCCCGCAGATTGAGCGGAGATTACTTTTTCCATTGTGAAAACGGAATCCTGACAGATTATGGAAAGGATATGCCGGAGGCTGAGCGTACCAGTGAGTATGTCGGTATTGCCCGGATACAGAAGCAGGAGATCGCCTGCTTTCGCAAACAGCTGGAGCTGCTCGTCCAGGAAGGTGATTATCAGCTTTGGTGGGAGAATACACTGTATTCCATGATACCGCAGAAGCAGATTCCGGTACAGGATATCGCAGGGCACTACTGGTCGGAAATCGATGTTCTGCAGGATTATGAAAATATACTGGACTATGTGCACCGGCATCCACAGTGTCTGTAA
- a CDS encoding extracellular solute-binding protein translates to MKKLILAMIVITMALLVSISNEQHTIIVYSSMEQFRGEELQKQLNEKFPDLHVMVMYVSTAKAAAKISVEQEQSDADIVVGLETSYMEKIKDQLADIKGKSRLQYLNGLAPEDHGNAYVTWERQAGALIINTDVLKKHKLSEPKTYEDLLDRKYYNLIAMPDPKSSGTGYFFFKNLVNTMGEEKALAYIDKLEFNVKQFTESGSGPIKLLIQGEIGIGLGLTFQAVNQINTGSPFKIIYPKEGSPYSLTGTGLMKRHADDPDVQRVFDFIINDFLLYDKEHFSPEVILQNQKNTIQNYPTHIPYADMSGIEDIHEKERLLDLWKY, encoded by the coding sequence ATGAAAAAGCTGATTCTTGCCATGATTGTAATCACCATGGCTTTACTCGTAAGCATATCCAACGAACAGCATACGATTATCGTCTACTCCTCCATGGAACAATTCCGTGGAGAGGAGCTGCAGAAGCAGCTGAATGAAAAATTTCCGGATTTGCATGTGATGGTCATGTATGTATCCACCGCCAAGGCTGCGGCAAAGATATCTGTGGAGCAGGAACAAAGCGATGCGGATATCGTCGTTGGTCTGGAAACCTCCTACATGGAGAAAATTAAGGATCAGCTGGCGGATATCAAGGGAAAGAGCCGTCTGCAGTATTTGAATGGTCTGGCACCCGAGGATCATGGCAACGCGTATGTGACCTGGGAACGGCAGGCAGGAGCCTTAATCATCAATACGGATGTCTTGAAAAAGCATAAGCTCAGTGAACCGAAAACCTATGAGGATCTGCTGGATCGCAAATACTATAATCTGATTGCCATGCCTGATCCGAAATCCAGTGGCACCGGCTATTTCTTCTTCAAAAATCTGGTGAACACCATGGGAGAAGAAAAAGCACTGGCTTATATTGACAAGCTGGAATTCAATGTCAAGCAGTTTACGGAATCCGGCAGCGGACCAATCAAGCTGCTCATTCAGGGTGAGATCGGCATTGGGCTGGGACTGACCTTTCAGGCGGTCAATCAGATTAACACCGGCTCTCCCTTTAAAATTATCTATCCAAAGGAAGGCTCCCCCTATTCTCTGACGGGCACCGGTCTGATGAAGCGTCATGCGGATGATCCCGATGTACAAAGGGTGTTTGATTTCATCATCAACGATTTTCTGCTATATGATAAGGAGCATTTCTCACCGGAGGTTATCCTGCAAAATCAGAAGAATACGATACAAAATTATCCGACACACATCCCATATGCCGATATGAGCGGTATTGAGGACATACATGAAAAAGAAAGGCTGCTGGACTTATGGAAGTATTAG
- a CDS encoding ABC transporter ATP-binding protein: protein MEVLEKEKLIVRDLYKNFDGKDVLKTISFTVHEGEFLSVLGPSGCGKTTLLRILIGLEQQTKGQILMDGEDISHLKPSERNMGIIFQNYALFPNMTVLENVEYALKLRPGKKAESRKIALQTLDAIGMSDQTEKRPSQLSGGQQQRVAIARTLALNPKIILLDEPISALDVSMREVMKKELKDIQRRFHSTMIFITHEQEEAFYLSDRIMVMSEGNIEQIDTPQTIYHHPANRYIQSFVNAHLDGKLESLCKCTGKQVYEQ from the coding sequence ATGGAAGTATTAGAAAAAGAGAAGCTGATCGTTCGCGATCTGTATAAAAATTTTGATGGCAAGGATGTATTGAAAACGATATCCTTCACTGTGCATGAAGGGGAATTTCTGAGTGTGCTGGGACCCAGCGGCTGCGGCAAGACAACCCTTCTGCGAATCCTGATCGGACTGGAACAGCAAACCAAAGGGCAAATCCTGATGGACGGGGAGGATATTTCCCACCTCAAGCCGAGTGAGCGAAATATGGGAATCATATTCCAAAACTATGCACTGTTTCCCAACATGACCGTATTGGAAAATGTGGAATATGCATTGAAGCTGCGCCCTGGAAAAAAAGCGGAAAGTCGAAAAATCGCCTTGCAGACACTGGATGCGATTGGAATGAGCGATCAGACTGAAAAACGTCCCTCCCAGTTATCCGGTGGACAGCAGCAGCGTGTGGCAATCGCAAGAACACTGGCGCTGAATCCGAAAATCATATTGCTGGATGAACCGATCAGCGCATTGGATGTGAGCATGCGCGAGGTCATGAAAAAGGAGCTGAAGGACATTCAGAGACGCTTTCATTCCACCATGATCTTTATTACCCATGAGCAGGAGGAGGCATTCTATCTGTCCGATCGCATCATGGTCATGAGTGAGGGAAATATCGAGCAGATCGACACACCGCAAACTATCTACCACCATCCGGCCAACCGGTATATTCAGAGCTTTGTCAATGCACATCTGGACGGTAAGCTGGAAAGTCTGTGTAAATGTACAGGGAAACAGGTCTATGAGCAATAA
- a CDS encoding ABC transporter permease subunit, giving the protein MSNKRYQVSRVLVALFLFFFVICPLITLLIHIDMKDIQKVLTSPQFQPMVINSLCTTILATLLSVSLAFVLAWFMNRSHIRHRSVFTMLFTLPMLIPSISHGMGLVLLFGDNGIISNLLHMRFFLYGYVGIILGSILYSFPVAFLMLNDTFQYEDYTTYEAASVLGLSKRQQFFTITLPNIKGPLISVIFSVFTMIFTDYGVPLVVGGKSITLPVYMYREVIGLLDFSKGAIIGILLLIPAVIAFVLDLRNENKSSSSTVTRSYQIAPNAKRDRIAYIVCIATVVFLSLPLITFAVLSFVRHYPTDLSLTLDNITQAMDLGVRMYLKNSLAIAMLTSMIGVCLTYLTAFMTARNASQLSSRVLHLVSMISLAIPGVVLGLSYVLFYKGSFLYGGIAILVLVNITHFFANPYLMAYNSLQQFHSNLEDISTAMGISRFRMLKDVYIPCTKGTIVEMFSYLFVNSMVTISAVSFLANFRNMPLSLLIPQFDSQSLIEATAFISVVILLVNLIVKLLVYVVKRKLIKDHEA; this is encoded by the coding sequence ATGAGCAATAAACGCTATCAGGTCTCCCGTGTCCTTGTGGCCCTGTTTCTGTTTTTCTTTGTCATCTGTCCGCTGATCACCCTGCTGATACATATCGATATGAAAGATATTCAAAAGGTACTCACATCCCCGCAGTTTCAGCCAATGGTGATCAATTCCTTATGCACCACCATTCTGGCAACCCTGTTATCCGTATCGCTGGCCTTTGTCCTCGCCTGGTTTATGAACCGTTCCCATATCCGGCATCGCTCCGTTTTCACAATGCTGTTCACCCTGCCGATGCTCATTCCTTCCATATCACATGGGATGGGGCTGGTTCTGCTGTTCGGAGATAACGGCATCATATCCAATCTGCTGCACATGAGGTTTTTCCTATACGGCTATGTCGGTATTATTTTAGGCTCCATTCTGTATTCCTTTCCGGTTGCCTTTCTAATGCTGAACGATACCTTTCAATATGAGGACTACACGACCTATGAGGCTGCCAGCGTGCTTGGCTTATCCAAGCGCCAGCAGTTCTTCACCATTACGCTGCCCAATATCAAGGGCCCGCTGATCAGCGTTATATTTTCTGTCTTCACGATGATATTCACCGACTACGGTGTACCGCTTGTCGTCGGTGGGAAATCCATCACTCTTCCGGTATATATGTATCGTGAGGTCATCGGACTGCTTGATTTTTCGAAGGGAGCCATCATCGGAATCCTGCTGCTGATTCCTGCAGTTATCGCCTTTGTGCTTGATTTGAGAAATGAAAACAAGAGCAGCAGCTCCACGGTTACGCGCTCCTATCAGATTGCGCCGAATGCGAAGCGTGACCGCATCGCCTATATCGTATGCATTGCCACGGTTGTTTTTCTCTCTTTGCCGCTGATCACCTTTGCCGTGCTTTCCTTTGTCCGTCATTATCCAACCGATCTTTCCCTGACACTGGACAATATTACGCAGGCGATGGATCTGGGAGTACGCATGTATTTGAAAAATTCATTGGCGATTGCAATGCTGACCTCTATGATCGGCGTCTGTCTGACCTATTTAACAGCCTTTATGACAGCCCGTAATGCATCACAGCTATCCAGTCGTGTTTTGCATCTGGTGTCCATGATATCCCTAGCCATACCCGGCGTCGTTCTCGGTCTGAGCTATGTGCTCTTTTACAAGGGAAGCTTTCTGTATGGCGGCATTGCAATTCTGGTGCTCGTCAACATCACGCATTTCTTTGCCAATCCTTATCTGATGGCATACAATTCGCTCCAGCAGTTTCACAGCAATCTGGAGGATATCTCCACAGCGATGGGCATTTCCCGTTTCCGTATGCTGAAGGATGTCTACATTCCCTGCACAAAGGGAACCATTGTAGAGATGTTCAGCTATCTGTTCGTCAATTCCATGGTGACGATATCCGCAGTATCCTTTCTGGCCAATTTTCGCAACATGCCGCTTTCGCTGCTGATACCGCAATTTGATTCGCAGTCACTGATCGAGGCAACCGCCTTTATCTCTGTTGTGATTTTACTTGTCAATCTGATTGTGAAGCTGCTTGTATATGTGGTGAAAAGAAAGCTGATCAAGGATCATGAGGCTTAG